GATTGAAAAAAGATATTTGGTCATCACTAGCCAGGCATAATAATcactgcgggggggggggggggaatacaaGAGTAAAGATATGCTAACCACTAGTAAAGTTCAAAGAAGAGTGATATTGGATGGGGAGAAGTCCATTAAAGGGGGGCATATGAATAGATGGCTTTGAGGCCTGACCTCAAATCAAGGACTGTAAGACAAGGCTCATGAGAGGCAGCAATAGTAGGGGGGTTGGCTAGGGAATCTGTTATCCCAGTCAGAAGGTATGAGATGGAAGTGGGAGATGGGTCCTGTAATGGAgttggaaggaagaggagaaggcaCTGGAAGCCAGATGGTTGTACCTCTTTTGTGTGGTAGCAACAGTCATCACCTGGGCCTAGCCCTGTAATTAGGAGGAAGGATATATCCACATCTGGAAACAAGTAAGGCTTCGTGGAGTCTTGGCCTCTAACCCATGTGGCAGTCATAAGCTGGCCTCTcccctgcctaccttcaatgcCAACAAACCTAATACCGTTTGGAATATAGATAGAGGAGCCCTAATCATAGGATATGTTCCAAagtcaaacattttttaaaattaactactATTTTTTGATTGTCTTTCCTGCTGCTGCTTCATGCCTATAGAGTTCTTATTGACTGATATGGAGGAAAGAACAGTACAGGGTGGTGTCAGGAAAGGACAGTAGACTTAGAATCTTGgatttagatttgaattcaagctcTTCCCATGATTGGATGTTTGACCTTGAGTTCTTAGAACCTCCATTTCCTTACCAATAAGAGATACAGAACTTCTAGCCTCACAAGGTTGTTCTAAGGAATGCATTTTGGACACCTgaaagctctctataaatgttaagttgttaactttttaaaactctACATGTATGTTAATATTATCCTTAGTGATTAAAGTTGGAGAGCTGGATCTAATCCATTTGTGAGGAGAGAGTAGACTAAGGGCAGAGAGACCACAAGAGAATCATAGCCATGAATTCCCAGTCAGCAAGTAATCCAGAGAAAGGACTCTGTCCCATCTGCCAAGAGTGTCTGATGGAGCCAGTGAGCACCGACTGTGGGCACTTCTTCTGCCAAGCTTGCCTCATCCAACATGCTAAAGAGACTTTAGAGGAAGAAGTCCTCTGCTGTCCTGTTTGTTCTCAGAAGCTTTGTTCTCAGAGCATTCTAGGGGCAGGCTACTACTGTGAGGTCCACCAAAAAAAGGTAGACTGGTTCTGTGAGGGAAAACAAGTCTTCCTATGTTCTGACTGCCACACATCTCCTGAACATCAAGACCACTATGATCTACCCATTGAACAAGCCCTCACTCACTATAAGGTAAGCTATAAGGTATATCTTTGGACATTGTTGTTGAGTTGACCACTCAGAGAAGTGCCCCAACCTCTCCCCTTCCTAATAAAGGACACATTTTCTCTGCCAACATCTTATCGAGTCTCCCATCTGCTCATTGGAGTGACTTTGGGGTGCAGACCCTGAGATTCCACTCCACACACCTCTATCAAcatcaattattttttccatcGCTTCCTAATTGAGATCTTCCTTGAGTCTAAATTCCTTCatgcaaaggagagagaaaatatttgccCCTCCCCATCTTGAGGTCTGATCCATTTTCACGTATTTGCAAAGAACcaggagataataataattcaaatttctAGAATATCTTCAATATTCACAAAGCAGTTTCCTCACAAAGGGTCTCAAAGGTTACCATAAATTCCCATTATATATAATAgtgattcatttattcattcagttaaCATCTTCTAGGTATCTACCATGGACATTTCTAAAGCACCTTAAGATCTGAAGGAtgctttcttcattaaaaaaaaatctgtgaaggAAGTAGCAAAAACTATTATTGTGCctattttccagataaagaaactgttCTCAGGGAAGGTTATGATATTTGCTCATTCTCACACAACCAAATAGAAAAAAGACTGGAGCCTAGATCCCTACGATAATTAATTTTGAACTGGAAGTAATCattaatccaactccctcattttcatCCAAGACCCAGAAATGTGAAATGTCTTATCTATACTTATACAGATAATAAGGAAGAGAACTGCATTTCCAGCAaaggtcttctgattcccaaaccacactattctcaaggagcttatgatccTATTGAGTCATAAGACAGGCACGCAAATAACTGTACAAGACAAAATATGTTAAGATCTATAGATAGGAAAGATACATACAATGCTATTAAGGATTAGATGAGGGAGAAATCACTTCCAAATGATacaatcaaggaaggcttcctagATGTGTCATTTAAGCTAGGCCCAGCCAGGAGGATGGGTATGATTTCAACAAAGATCAGGTTGGGGGGAAAAGTACCACAGTCAGAGAGACTAACTGGAGACATatccaagaaagaaagaatattgtcCTGTCTAGTTTTCACATCTAAGACACTAGTGAGAGAGAACCTGGAAAAAGCAAATTAGGGCCAGATCACAAAAGGGACTGGGTTAGGAGTCAAAGCATTATATTTGAAATCAGAATGTCTAATTGAAACAGCAACTCTGTCATTTATTTTCTGGATGACCTTGGTCAAATTATTCTTCTCCCTTCCAGGGactctgttttctcctctgtaaaatgaaaggatgggaaagatatgaacaggcagttctcagatggagaaattaaaaacataatcttgaaaaaaatgCACCAAATTactcttggttagagaaatgcaaattaagactactctgagataccatctcacacttaTCAAGTCAGCTAATATAACCAAAAGGGGAAATGATCAATATTGGAGGGggtgtggaaaaattaggacactgcTACTcttttggtagaactgtgaactgatacaaccccTCTGGAGAGAATTATGGAACCACACCGAAAAggccataaaattatgcatactaTTTGACTTATCAATACCATTAAtgggtctatatctcaaagacatcagagataagaagaaaggacctacttgtacaaaaaatatttttagcagttctttgtcgtggcaaagaattagaaattgtgagggtgtccatcagttggggagtggctgaacaagctgtggtatatggttataatggattGTTATTATGaagtgatgaacaggatgagtttagaaaaacctggagagattATATTAAAAAAGGAGCAGTGTATACAGAAATAccatatgatgatcaaatgtaaaggaccaaactattatcagcaaaacaaggttctaagttaactccaagggactcatgatgaaaaatgctcttcatagccaaagaaggaacggttggaatctgattgcagatcaaagcacaccatttttcaatttatttccttcttgaattttttattgtatttccaatatgtgtcttctgtcatagcATGAACAACatagaaatacatattgcatgaaaacactggtttaacctatatcagactatttaccataGAAGtgaagggggagaagggaggagaaaatctgaatcgcaaaatgtcagaaaacaattaccaaaattatttttacatgtaattgaaaaaagttaCTTTAAATGAAAGGTTGTATTGAATGACCCTTaggatctcttccaactctcacaTTTCATGACACGATGAGATAATTCTATGAATGAAAAGCTAAGAAGTATTTTCATCTCTTTGAATGACATTTAGCTTTATAAATGACTAGTTCTTTCCCTCGATGCTTCCATGAAAGGGTCAACTGTCTTTTCACCAGCATCATGCCCAATCTCAGGTCTCTCATGAAGCCTTCAAGAAGAAGATCAAGAAGTTTATCCAGAACCAGTTGGACATAtgataaaatcaagagaaactggCATAAACCAAGAGTCATGAACAACAGAGTGTGAAGATCATTCAAGGGCCAGATCTTGGTGCCTAACATTGGTTATGGAAGCATTAAAAAGACAAAGTACATCCACAGTGGATTCAGGAAGTTTTTAGTGCCCAGTATCAAAGAGCTAGAAGTGCTCCTGATGTGTAACAAATCTTACTGTGCTAAGATTGTTCCCAATGTTTCCTCTAAGAATCTAAAAGTCATTGCTGAGAGAGCAGCTCAACTAGTCACCAGGATCACCAAACCAAATGCCAaactgaaaagtgaaaaaaataaataaaatgctttccacttttttatttgtgttaaaCCCTCAAACTactgagacacacacacacacacacacacacacacgcagaaagatagggacagagacagaggggaggagtGGGGGAGTCAGAGAGAGATGACTTTAAAACACAGTAAGGATCAGCCAGGTTGACACTGAACTCCATCCATTGAGCAGATGTACCATTCTCTAGTAATGACAAAGAAATGCCTCTCTCCTCAGGAACGGATCCACCGAAGAATGAGAAAGCTCCGGAAGATCCTAGGGAAATATTGGCACCTtcctgaaaaaaaggaaaaactccaGACTCTGTGGGTAGGTCCCTAGGGCCTTAGCAAGGACCATGTCTTGtgtttctaagtttccttcttgGGGATGTTACTCTGAGagcaaatgta
The window above is part of the Gracilinanus agilis isolate LMUSP501 chromosome 4, AgileGrace, whole genome shotgun sequence genome. Proteins encoded here:
- the TRIM40 gene encoding E3 ubiquitin ligase TRIM40, with the protein product MNSQSASNPEKGLCPICQECLMEPVSTDCGHFFCQACLIQHAKETLEEEVLCCPVCSQKLCSQSILGAGYYCEVHQKKVDWFCEGKQVFLCSDCHTSPEHQDHYDLPIEQALTHYKERIHRRMRKLRKILGKYWHLPEKKEKLQTLWKQMDAEKQKLKDVLEKQQMGEPWGTVPELSLDIVDSFLEAVTVLQHKISEEETKLKNLITNMEAASKQLDITMLQSVCDLLRRKVPEKLYDIETNFSELEQKVRKLIQQASYSRTPLPKN